A genomic window from Haladaptatus caseinilyticus includes:
- a CDS encoding ABC transporter substrate-binding protein, whose translation MRYDIERRDVLKGVGTAGIAGLAGCIGGGGAGNGDGGNGDGGGDKSGGGPDVINVIGYPQSGIQLFRDYYKNTDGNHKIIVPDGLLDTELPKQVSNDMQNITGTAPAASGPNKKAFTEMYKDQYGSAPGVFTSHSYDAVAVLILANAAAGANDGTKIRDQMRRVANGGGQKYGPENFVEAVKAAARGEDINYQGASSVVDFNDKGDPASAAYDVWKFAPDTEDGYKTIDTIDFEGSAGGKMADSSPGGKNREVKVGILLPETGDLGSVGSQMIQAAKIPVKQVNDAGIDVTVDSQVEDTQTTKQASMSGANALVSAGYPAICGPASSGNNIPVSKQVYAKQSVVGCSPSSTALTVTNLKDNDFVFRTAPSDLLQGKVMAQVAAERLSGKTASTLYVNNSYGQQLSDKFSSAFTDKHGGEIMNKVSFNKGESSYTSVINKAAGSK comes from the coding sequence ATGCGATATGATATCGAACGGCGTGACGTTTTGAAGGGTGTCGGAACGGCCGGAATTGCCGGCCTCGCCGGTTGTATTGGCGGTGGCGGTGCTGGTAACGGAGACGGTGGAAACGGCGATGGAGGTGGCGACAAGAGTGGTGGTGGCCCCGACGTTATCAACGTCATCGGCTACCCACAAAGCGGGATCCAACTGTTTCGTGACTACTACAAGAATACGGACGGGAACCACAAAATCATCGTCCCCGACGGACTGCTCGATACCGAGTTACCGAAGCAGGTCAGCAACGATATGCAAAACATCACTGGAACCGCTCCCGCAGCATCCGGGCCGAACAAGAAGGCGTTCACGGAGATGTACAAGGACCAGTACGGGAGCGCGCCGGGCGTGTTTACCTCACATTCCTACGATGCGGTCGCGGTCCTCATCCTCGCTAACGCAGCGGCAGGTGCAAACGATGGCACGAAGATCCGCGACCAGATGCGTCGGGTCGCCAACGGCGGCGGCCAAAAATACGGTCCGGAGAACTTCGTCGAGGCGGTCAAAGCGGCCGCTCGTGGGGAGGACATTAACTATCAAGGTGCGTCTAGCGTCGTCGATTTCAACGATAAAGGCGACCCGGCGTCGGCGGCCTACGATGTCTGGAAGTTCGCTCCGGACACGGAGGACGGCTACAAAACCATCGATACGATCGACTTCGAGGGCAGTGCCGGTGGGAAGATGGCCGACAGTTCGCCCGGTGGTAAGAATCGGGAGGTCAAAGTCGGAATCCTTCTGCCGGAAACCGGCGACCTCGGTTCGGTCGGGAGCCAAATGATTCAGGCGGCAAAAATCCCCGTCAAGCAGGTCAACGACGCGGGAATCGACGTGACCGTCGATTCACAGGTCGAGGATACCCAGACGACGAAGCAAGCATCGATGTCCGGTGCGAATGCACTCGTCAGTGCGGGGTATCCGGCCATCTGTGGCCCTGCTTCGTCCGGGAACAACATCCCGGTGAGCAAACAGGTGTATGCCAAACAGAGCGTCGTCGGTTGTTCACCGTCGAGCACGGCACTCACCGTTACGAACCTGAAGGACAACGATTTCGTCTTCCGGACGGCCCCGAGCGACCTGCTGCAGGGGAAAGTGATGGCACAGGTCGCCGCCGAACGACTCAGCGGGAAGACGGCGTCCACGCTCTACGTGAACAACAGTTACGGCCAACAACTATCCGATAAGTTCTCCAGCGCGTTCACGGACAAGCACGGCGGCGAAATCATGAACAAAGTGTCGTTCAACAAAGGCGAAAGCTCTTACACCTCCGTCATCAACAAAGCGGCCGGTTCGAAGTAA
- a CDS encoding CBS domain-containing protein, producing MEAEVTIRDMMTREYVGVSESDSVLGAVQLMQSEGVGSVVVLRGREPVGIMTESDVLDLIADERDPAETTVADVMTSPVVSMRADRSLADAAGMMAQQGIRRIVVTRDDELVGVLTERDVISASASPSSISSAREPDMDDELGRTMKTNGGDAEYTGQSICEVCGKLTRELTNVNGQLVCTDCREF from the coding sequence ATGGAAGCGGAAGTTACAATTCGAGATATGATGACCAGAGAATACGTGGGGGTCAGTGAATCGGACTCCGTTCTGGGTGCAGTGCAACTCATGCAGTCAGAGGGGGTCGGGAGCGTCGTGGTTCTTCGCGGGCGTGAACCGGTCGGAATCATGACTGAGTCCGACGTCCTCGACCTCATCGCGGACGAGCGCGACCCCGCCGAAACGACCGTCGCCGATGTGATGACGAGTCCCGTCGTCTCGATGCGTGCGGACCGCAGCCTAGCCGATGCGGCGGGCATGATGGCCCAGCAGGGTATCCGGCGAATCGTGGTTACCCGTGACGATGAACTGGTCGGGGTCCTCACCGAACGCGACGTTATTTCAGCCTCGGCGTCGCCGTCGAGTATTTCGTCCGCCCGCGAACCGGATATGGACGACGAACTCGGTAGAACGATGAAGACGAACGGTGGTGACGCCGAATACACCGGACAGAGTATCTGTGAGGTCTGCGGTAAACTCACCCGTGAACTGACGAACGTCAACGGTCAACTGGTCTGTACGGATTGCCGCGAGTTTTAA
- a CDS encoding GTP cyclohydrolase III has translation MTNAQITLVQIDNYGPWTVTPEPRREVDLQTLQSRLYADLSQLIGNRQGSVFFTRFDNMVAVTNGLSMDDHALVQESISNRYPVTVSLGVATGTSPVEALADATEQLQAAGSAQDKARREILRGRTIDEEFRTDDDIQIAHFDVNDMTGNFTDEVNAFDSFIHIEQGYAELMKYMRKAYDSLSFFVGGDNVIAVCPELDESEYEDAIRHVEETVEVELKVGVGNGRVPQTAGMAAKHALETCRADGSRIEFE, from the coding sequence GTGACGAACGCCCAGATCACGTTGGTTCAAATCGACAACTACGGTCCATGGACCGTAACGCCGGAACCGCGCCGGGAAGTAGACCTCCAGACGCTCCAATCGCGTCTCTATGCCGACCTCTCGCAACTCATCGGCAATCGGCAGGGCTCCGTCTTTTTCACCCGGTTCGACAACATGGTCGCCGTAACGAACGGCCTCTCGATGGACGACCACGCGCTCGTACAGGAATCGATCAGCAACCGCTATCCGGTAACGGTTAGTCTTGGTGTCGCCACCGGGACGAGTCCGGTCGAGGCGCTCGCCGATGCGACCGAACAGTTGCAGGCCGCCGGAAGCGCACAGGACAAGGCACGGCGGGAAATCCTCCGCGGCCGAACCATCGACGAGGAGTTCCGAACGGACGACGACATCCAGATCGCCCATTTCGACGTGAACGATATGACCGGCAACTTCACGGATGAGGTGAACGCCTTCGATTCGTTCATCCACATCGAACAGGGGTACGCCGAACTAATGAAGTACATGCGGAAGGCGTACGATTCGCTCTCGTTCTTCGTGGGGGGCGATAACGTTATTGCGGTCTGTCCGGAGCTAGACGAGTCGGAATACGAAGACGCCATCCGGCACGTCGAAGAGACGGTCGAAGTCGAATTGAAAGTCGGTGTTGGCAACGGTCGAGTTCCACAGACGGCGGGAATGGCCGCGAAGCATGCATTAGAAACGTGTCGGGCGGACGGCAGTAGAATCGAGTTCGAATAG
- the udk gene encoding uridine kinase, giving the protein MTIPSFVIGIAGGTGAGKTTVAREITEDVSDAVTRIPIDNYYRDLSHLDFEERTEVNYDHPSAFEWELLRDHLDALLSGQSIEMPQYDFTVHNRKDERVTVEPTDVVVIEGIFALYDSEVNEMLDLQVYVETDADVRILRRIERDVVDRERGLEGVIDQYLSTVKPMHEQFVEPTKKHADLIIPEGANRVAVNLLEEKVQAETHSHPTWNVEEELQLPSENRHESERGRQPSVPTPDGSGERWHSAKNRE; this is encoded by the coding sequence ATGACCATCCCGTCGTTCGTTATCGGCATCGCAGGAGGTACTGGCGCGGGGAAGACGACGGTCGCCCGTGAAATCACTGAGGACGTGAGCGACGCCGTTACCCGTATTCCGATAGACAACTACTACCGAGACCTCTCACACCTCGATTTCGAGGAGCGCACGGAGGTCAACTACGACCATCCGTCAGCGTTCGAGTGGGAACTGCTCAGGGATCATCTCGACGCCCTTCTGTCCGGCCAATCGATCGAAATGCCGCAGTACGATTTTACAGTTCACAATCGAAAAGACGAGCGCGTCACGGTCGAGCCGACCGACGTGGTAGTTATCGAAGGGATTTTCGCACTTTACGACTCCGAAGTCAACGAGATGCTCGATTTGCAAGTGTACGTCGAGACGGACGCCGACGTTCGTATCCTCCGCCGAATCGAGCGCGACGTGGTGGACCGCGAACGCGGCCTCGAAGGCGTCATCGACCAGTATCTCTCGACGGTAAAGCCCATGCACGAACAGTTCGTCGAACCGACGAAAAAGCACGCCGACCTCATCATCCCCGAAGGTGCGAATCGAGTGGCAGTCAACCTTTTGGAAGAGAAGGTACAGGCGGAAACTCACTCGCACCCAACGTGGAACGTCGAAGAAGAACTACAGCTCCCATCAGAAAACAGACACGAATCGGAACGCGGACGCCAACCGTCCGTCCCGACACCTGACGGTAGCGGGGAACGGTGGCATTCGGCCAAAAACAGGGAGTGA
- a CDS encoding DUF5785 family protein produces the protein MDWPHDPDGEQGSEGGRKYGLAILAKKLDEDEDFPLSSEEFAEEHADEPIRINYKKVVSVGDIFEHVEPTEFETIVDFHRGVGSAMRSGGFWDYHPVGENPEKKRA, from the coding sequence ATGGACTGGCCCCACGACCCGGACGGTGAGCAAGGGAGCGAGGGTGGACGGAAGTACGGTCTCGCAATTCTCGCAAAGAAACTGGACGAAGATGAGGACTTCCCGCTTTCGAGCGAGGAGTTCGCCGAGGAACACGCCGACGAACCGATTCGAATCAACTACAAGAAAGTAGTGAGCGTCGGTGACATCTTCGAACACGTCGAACCGACGGAGTTCGAGACCATCGTGGATTTCCACCGCGGTGTCGGTTCCGCGATGCGCTCGGGTGGTTTCTGGGATTACCATCCAGTCGGTGAGAACCCAGAGAAAAAGCGAGCCTGA
- a CDS encoding helix-turn-helix domain-containing protein — translation MSTIAEITLPASEFALRETFSQQPGARFEVVGVVAHGVEHVMPQIRATTSDLPSVRSSLIDDPSVTDAKLLTDLGDRGLFAMKWDGRVHEATTLLTKLDTSILAARAANQTWRFQIQSDDRKTLSTIYESCHDADLPVEVQNVRERTTLLKESHRLTTQQYETLRSAIDRGYYDIPRKVTTEDLADELGISHQAISERLRRGHRSLVESGLSSPDKDRT, via the coding sequence GTGAGTACGATTGCCGAGATTACGCTCCCGGCGAGCGAATTTGCGCTCCGCGAAACCTTCTCACAGCAACCCGGAGCCAGGTTCGAAGTCGTCGGAGTAGTCGCACACGGTGTGGAACACGTTATGCCGCAGATTCGCGCGACAACGTCTGATCTTCCTTCTGTTCGATCGTCGCTGATAGATGACCCCTCAGTCACCGACGCGAAACTTCTCACGGACCTCGGTGACCGTGGTCTGTTTGCTATGAAATGGGATGGACGGGTCCACGAAGCAACGACACTTCTCACGAAACTCGACACGAGCATTCTCGCCGCACGAGCAGCGAACCAGACCTGGCGATTTCAGATCCAATCCGACGACCGAAAAACGCTATCTACGATTTACGAATCGTGCCACGATGCCGACCTTCCCGTCGAGGTTCAAAACGTGCGCGAACGGACGACGCTCCTCAAAGAGTCACACAGGCTTACCACACAGCAGTACGAAACGCTGCGAAGCGCTATCGACCGGGGGTACTACGACATCCCGCGAAAAGTAACGACGGAGGATCTCGCGGACGAATTGGGGATCTCGCATCAAGCTATCTCGGAACGACTCCGTCGAGGTCATCGAAGTCTCGTCGAGAGCGGTCTTTCCTCTCCCGACAAAGACCGCACGTAG
- a CDS encoding malectin domain-containing carbohydrate-binding protein codes for MSGTSSGGFVHGALIGGGVVFFVAGMIIVSGIPGVLGPSVGGMSNETTVVSTTDVQTSTQTTQTSTEQVTTESPETTQSRQTTPATTTRTTTTTAPKATAVYRVNVGGKRLSMADGGPDWTRDTERRPSRFGNARKSGSHTNSTNDRIARTAAVPSGTPEAVFQSRRYDADNAGSLADNTEMQYRFPVEKGTYEVRLYFVESYFGNSEWNDYDEKGPRTFDVEIEDKRVLNNYDMYEELGHDKGTMKSFTVKPKDGTIDVRFLHEEEDPMLSGIEIVRVDGKKNGKSKDRQRNGDLGNSDGFNANGWSEISLSEPTLTLSDATLDTPSLGVRSAVTQKFQMSPTFRPT; via the coding sequence ATGTCAGGCACGTCTTCAGGTGGATTCGTCCACGGTGCGCTCATCGGAGGTGGTGTCGTCTTCTTCGTCGCTGGAATGATCATCGTTTCCGGGATACCGGGAGTCCTGGGTCCATCAGTGGGTGGGATGAGTAACGAAACGACCGTCGTATCGACGACGGACGTACAAACCAGCACGCAAACGACACAGACCTCCACCGAGCAGGTAACGACGGAATCACCGGAAACGACACAGTCACGCCAGACGACGCCAGCGACGACTACGAGGACGACCACGACGACCGCTCCGAAGGCGACGGCCGTCTATCGCGTCAACGTCGGTGGAAAGCGACTATCGATGGCGGACGGTGGGCCTGACTGGACGCGAGATACCGAGCGTCGGCCATCGCGGTTCGGAAACGCACGCAAGAGCGGGAGCCACACGAACTCGACGAACGACCGGATCGCCAGAACGGCCGCGGTACCGAGCGGAACGCCCGAAGCGGTGTTCCAGAGCAGACGGTACGATGCCGACAACGCGGGGAGTTTGGCCGACAACACCGAGATGCAGTATCGGTTCCCCGTCGAAAAGGGGACGTACGAGGTTCGACTCTACTTCGTCGAATCGTATTTCGGCAACTCCGAGTGGAACGACTACGACGAGAAGGGACCGCGTACGTTCGATGTCGAAATCGAGGACAAGCGCGTGCTCAACAATTACGACATGTACGAAGAGCTCGGCCATGACAAGGGAACGATGAAGTCGTTCACCGTGAAGCCGAAAGACGGCACGATAGACGTGCGCTTCCTTCACGAGGAAGAGGACCCGATGCTCTCAGGTATCGAAATCGTTCGCGTGGACGGGAAAAAGAACGGCAAATCGAAGGACAGACAGCGAAACGGTGACCTGGGTAATAGCGACGGTTTTAACGCGAACGGTTGGAGCGAGATTTCGCTTTCGGAGCCGACGCTCACACTCAGCGACGCTACACTCGATACACCGTCTCTCGGCGTTCGCTCGGCAGTGACGCAGAAGTTCCAGATGTCGCCGACGTTTCGACCGACGTAA
- the arcD gene encoding arginine/ornithine antiporter ArcD — MASLDFEPLTYAELPENRRPSLGQALLPVLATVVFLGVGSAWLKMDPHIPLLWAIVFTGLVGYYGLGMSWDDLYEGVADSLLMGLQAVLILFTIYALIATWISSGTIPGLMYYGLEVLSPTVFLPVTAILSGLVAFSIGSSWTTVGTLGVAFIGIGSGLGVPDAMTAGAILSGAYAGDKQSPLSDTTNLAAAVTNTNLYDHIRGMRTGTVLAFGIGVLGYTFLGLQSVGGGSTGSVGQIQTALTNTYSLSLVVFLPLFVTFGLALRGYPALPSLIAGVFSGAATTILVQGRSFTEGWQVLLGGTSPKTGMEMVNNLLASGGIEGSAWTISVVVAALTLGGLLETTGTLAVLAHHLSKKVSSVGGLVAGTGASATLTNVLTAQQYMSIVVPGMTLRNLYEEYGLESKDLSRAVEAAGTPTGALIPWHAGAVYMATALKVPTLEYAPYYFFGFLSPLILFAMAASGLGIGTPSADNGTASTAD, encoded by the coding sequence ATGGCATCGCTGGATTTCGAGCCACTCACATACGCGGAGCTACCGGAGAATCGGCGACCGTCACTCGGACAGGCGCTTTTACCTGTCCTTGCCACGGTCGTGTTTCTAGGCGTCGGCTCGGCCTGGTTGAAGATGGACCCACACATACCCCTGCTGTGGGCCATCGTGTTCACCGGCCTCGTCGGCTACTACGGATTGGGAATGTCGTGGGACGATCTGTACGAGGGTGTCGCTGACAGCCTCCTCATGGGGTTACAGGCGGTCCTCATTCTGTTCACGATTTACGCGCTCATCGCCACGTGGATCAGTTCGGGCACGATTCCGGGACTGATGTACTACGGATTGGAAGTTCTCTCCCCAACCGTATTCCTTCCCGTGACGGCGATACTGTCGGGTCTCGTGGCCTTCTCGATCGGTTCCTCGTGGACCACCGTCGGAACGCTCGGCGTCGCGTTCATCGGCATCGGTTCCGGACTCGGCGTCCCTGACGCGATGACGGCCGGTGCCATTCTTTCGGGCGCTTACGCCGGTGACAAACAGTCGCCGCTCTCCGACACCACGAACCTCGCCGCGGCGGTGACGAACACCAACCTCTACGACCACATCCGAGGAATGCGGACGGGAACCGTCCTCGCGTTTGGAATCGGCGTCCTCGGCTACACCTTCCTCGGGCTACAATCAGTTGGAGGCGGTTCGACCGGGTCCGTCGGTCAAATTCAGACCGCACTGACGAACACGTACTCCCTCTCGCTGGTCGTTTTCCTTCCGTTATTCGTGACGTTCGGACTCGCACTACGCGGTTACCCTGCCCTTCCGTCACTCATCGCGGGCGTCTTCTCCGGTGCCGCAACGACCATTCTCGTTCAGGGACGGTCGTTCACCGAGGGATGGCAGGTGCTCCTCGGCGGAACCAGCCCAAAAACGGGCATGGAGATGGTGAACAACCTCCTCGCGAGCGGTGGTATCGAAGGCTCCGCGTGGACCATCAGCGTCGTGGTCGCGGCGCTAACCCTCGGCGGTCTGCTGGAGACGACGGGCACGCTCGCGGTACTTGCACACCACCTCTCCAAGAAAGTCAGCAGTGTCGGCGGACTCGTCGCCGGAACCGGCGCGTCGGCGACGCTCACGAACGTCCTCACGGCACAGCAGTACATGAGCATCGTCGTCCCCGGAATGACGCTACGAAACCTCTACGAGGAGTACGGGTTAGAGAGCAAGGACCTCTCACGGGCCGTCGAGGCAGCCGGGACACCGACCGGCGCACTCATTCCGTGGCACGCCGGAGCAGTGTACATGGCGACCGCGCTCAAGGTGCCGACGCTGGAGTACGCTCCGTACTACTTCTTCGGATTCCTCTCTCCACTCATCCTCTTCGCGATGGCCGCATCCGGGTTGGGAATCGGCACCCCGTCCGCTGATAACGGAACCGCTTCGACTGCGGACTGA
- a CDS encoding TIGR04282 family arsenosugar biosynthesis glycosyltransferase, translated as MTTIAVLADPPREGFVLPELVESSPLSASEVAELYAQMLKDTFLAAAKSGGELLVNYRPDDAIPSEFVGDASSEEELRALAEDALADVTLDDDETVRFEVQVGETFAGRAGNTATHLLREEGVDSAAVVDGTAPMLTRKELDSAAMKLRRSEVVLGPAEDGRAYFVGLTDTIDFQDAYTTPELETLTRRGVDAGHEVDFLPTMTSVRTGEDLRSLVPLLNARIAAGRIVPVNTATYLHELGLRVEERNGDRKLAR; from the coding sequence ATGACTACTATTGCCGTGTTGGCCGACCCGCCGCGCGAGGGATTCGTGTTACCTGAACTCGTGGAATCGTCGCCGCTTTCCGCATCCGAAGTAGCGGAACTGTACGCCCAAATGCTGAAAGATACGTTTCTTGCCGCCGCGAAAAGCGGCGGCGAGCTGCTCGTCAACTACCGTCCCGACGATGCCATTCCGAGCGAATTCGTCGGGGATGCGAGTTCGGAGGAGGAACTCCGCGCACTGGCGGAGGATGCACTGGCGGACGTGACGCTCGACGATGACGAGACGGTGCGTTTCGAGGTGCAAGTCGGTGAGACGTTCGCGGGTCGGGCCGGAAATACGGCAACACACCTGCTTCGGGAGGAGGGTGTGGATTCCGCCGCAGTCGTGGACGGAACGGCCCCAATGTTGACGCGCAAGGAACTTGACAGTGCGGCGATGAAACTTCGACGGAGCGAGGTCGTCCTCGGCCCTGCCGAGGACGGACGAGCCTACTTCGTCGGCCTCACCGATACCATCGATTTCCAGGACGCTTACACGACGCCGGAACTCGAAACGCTGACTCGACGAGGAGTCGATGCGGGTCACGAAGTGGATTTCCTGCCGACGATGACGAGCGTACGGACGGGAGAGGATCTGCGCTCGCTCGTTCCGCTGCTGAACGCGCGAATCGCCGCCGGTCGAATCGTGCCGGTGAACACGGCGACGTATCTCCACGAACTCGGTTTGCGAGTCGAAGAAAGGAACGGCGACCGTAAACTCGCCCGATAA
- a CDS encoding uracil-DNA glycosylase: MDANQEERSNPFSMDEECTNCDLCERREQVVHGYGDVGAEFLFVGEMPSAGADETGVPFTGDQAGERFQDILYRLGLSESDPAAEEPVLENAFMTYLARCYHPERPPSDGEIMTCEPYLNAEIRMINPEIIVPVGERALTEIATEYTTRPASDIDIVDDHATTIRGRGFELVPMVHPENQTNEQTETFVEAFIDLLGTDYRQTKGRQGR, from the coding sequence ATGGACGCGAATCAGGAGGAGCGCTCGAACCCGTTCAGTATGGACGAAGAGTGTACCAACTGCGACCTGTGCGAACGCCGAGAACAGGTCGTTCACGGATACGGGGACGTGGGTGCCGAGTTCCTCTTCGTCGGCGAGATGCCGAGCGCAGGAGCGGACGAAACCGGTGTCCCATTCACCGGTGATCAGGCCGGGGAACGGTTCCAGGACATTCTCTATCGACTCGGACTGAGCGAGTCCGACCCGGCCGCCGAGGAACCGGTACTCGAAAACGCGTTTATGACGTATCTCGCTCGGTGCTACCATCCCGAACGCCCCCCGAGCGACGGCGAAATCATGACCTGTGAACCGTATCTGAACGCCGAAATTCGGATGATCAACCCCGAAATCATCGTTCCGGTCGGCGAGCGCGCGCTCACCGAAATCGCAACCGAATACACCACGAGGCCTGCAAGCGACATCGACATCGTGGACGACCACGCGACGACGATTCGCGGACGGGGATTCGAACTCGTGCCGATGGTACACCCCGAAAATCAGACGAACGAACAGACGGAGACGTTCGTCGAGGCGTTTATCGACCTCTTGGGCACGGATTACCGTCAGACAAAGGGGCGGCAGGGACGGTAG
- a CDS encoding DUF7504 family protein, with product MTGTSVDSDGSVLVSVSSLHRDSRENSLELLSAANAESIVAVTYDCSADSFLRTWRTRIGTVPDNLQIIDVGQTVRSTTSEPTTWSDANVVQTVQRLDDLLGVQNGIESALKAASGETTLIFDSLTAPLEHVSLSEVVPFFARVSTHLREQNAVGYFYFETCAHDSRTMTAFRSLADRAVEVDNDGTEWSIRPRQELVRTTPSLDVLFEALRSRRRRDALRYLLQRTEPVDIEDLATAVASDEHGVTPIENRHRRYNTTLYQLHLPKLDKAGVITHDASNHRVSIRDSARWIAPFLAVAEE from the coding sequence ATGACCGGAACCAGTGTGGACTCCGACGGTAGCGTCCTCGTTTCCGTTTCCTCACTTCATCGAGATAGCCGCGAGAACAGTCTCGAACTTCTCTCGGCCGCGAATGCGGAATCCATCGTCGCCGTAACCTACGACTGTTCTGCGGACTCCTTCCTTCGAACCTGGCGAACCCGAATCGGAACGGTTCCGGACAACCTCCAAATCATCGACGTCGGTCAAACGGTTCGGTCTACGACGAGCGAACCGACGACCTGGTCCGACGCCAACGTCGTCCAGACTGTACAACGACTCGATGACCTGCTCGGGGTGCAAAACGGTATCGAATCGGCGCTCAAAGCAGCGAGTGGGGAGACCACGCTCATTTTCGACTCGCTTACCGCACCGCTCGAACACGTGTCCCTCTCCGAGGTCGTTCCATTCTTCGCCCGCGTTTCGACCCATCTCCGTGAACAGAACGCAGTCGGGTACTTTTATTTCGAAACGTGTGCCCACGACAGTCGGACCATGACGGCGTTTCGTTCACTGGCCGACCGAGCGGTCGAAGTCGACAACGACGGCACCGAATGGTCGATACGACCGCGACAGGAGTTGGTCCGTACTACACCCTCGCTCGACGTGCTGTTCGAGGCACTCCGGTCTCGGCGACGGCGAGACGCGCTCAGATATCTTCTTCAGCGGACTGAACCGGTCGATATCGAGGACCTTGCCACGGCCGTTGCGAGCGACGAGCACGGGGTTACACCGATAGAGAACCGACATCGCCGGTATAATACGACGCTGTATCAACTTCACCTGCCGAAACTGGATAAAGCGGGTGTCATCACACACGATGCGTCGAATCATCGAGTTTCGATCCGTGACTCCGCGCGATGGATTGCGCCGTTCCTCGCCGTCGCCGAGGAGTAG